One stretch of Clavelina lepadiformis chromosome 6, kaClaLepa1.1, whole genome shotgun sequence DNA includes these proteins:
- the LOC143461829 gene encoding transmembrane protein 134-like isoform X2, translating to MAPISPSGNEGEVTPLKGSLDALDKVAVDKGLSNIIHQKSDSVGKYKNLESSLHDNGDTARIGAVQLQFNPQDSTSTWSLGSSTTSSGTPVIRWYRHPKVREHWKVVVASFVLFFIGLCLCITGIVLEALQVKLGGIYMLFVFGVICFIPGVYHVIAVYYAVKGKRGFSFYNLPLFN from the exons ATGGCTCCAATCTCACCATCAGGCAATGAAGGAGAAGTCACCCCACTCAAGGGAAGCCTTGACGCTCTTGATAAAGTTGCTGTTGATAAAGGTCTAAGCAACATCATTCACCAAAAATCAGACAGCGTGGGGAAGTACAAA AATCTTGAATCCAGCCTTCATGACAATGGAGATACTGCAAGGATAGGTGCAGTTCAGCTTCA GTTTAACCCCCAGGACAGTACAAGTACCTGGTCGCTTGGTAGCAGCACTACATCAAGTGGAACACCTGTTATAAG ATGGTATCGACACCCGAAAGTCCGAGAACACTGGAAAGTTGTCGTCgcatcttttgttttattttttatcggATTAT GTTTATGTATTACCGGAATTGTTTTAGAAGCTTTACAAGTAAAAC tTGGCGGAATTTATATGCTTTTTGTGTTTGGCGTTATATGTTTTATTCCAGGCG tGTATCACGTCATAGCGGTATATTATGCAGTCAAAGGCAAGCGCGGTTTCAGTTTCTACAACCTACCACTCTTCAACTGA
- the LOC143461828 gene encoding uncharacterized protein LOC143461828 translates to MPLIDPLLKSVKYLVQEFHSVDEEVNDKNIYLEQFCVTLEQCFLKGMKRGQWDITKVSNHSARRKRLWCLLRSFETEGPMPFAVSSAIIGALADNRIKTADGRVRYMVRHCLAHRSLHVLLEFLVSKRQQLRECYFESQRGGKVAMQTMAEFGGGDAIIIHEELAEQFRSLLLTCSTSLNFDLSLTNTYFLDETWQIPMTLTMELVPTHELGIEMVYINGYAIVTRLKPGSVASEALGLGVGDLLVEMNDKVLFPSTMGGDNDAIAVWRHCRRKGLPCALTVIKPRSPVTGSIYTPLKETLTEYHDWMEVYYERRQKKLEKKNEQAEKKEAKLFQPSLMDDRTPVLDPGASGTFSVRYIGEVSTGQYGGIDQIESVIKQVQRKQMEKTTFDVTLRLTEIAVETQASDNRLFRHKYADIASCGKMISDKLHFCYIAGDTFCTISKQFKGYVFEAKTLSQAKIILNGIYQGFKRTTWFM, encoded by the exons ATGCCATTAATTGATCCACTGCTGAAAAGTGTTAAGTATCTAGTCCAAGAATTTCATTCCGTTGATGAAGAAGTGAATGACAAGAATATTTATCTGGAGCAATTTTGTGTCACACTCGAACAATGCTTCTTGAAAGGAATGAAAAGAG gacagTGGGATATTACGAAGGTCAGCAACCATTCAGCTCGCAGAAAACGATTGTGGTGTCTTCTCCGTTCATTTGAAACTGAAGGCCCGATGCCATTTGCTGTTAGCTCAGCAATAATAGGAGCACTTGCTGACAACAG AATAAAGACGGCTGATGGACGTGTACGGTACATGGTGAGGCACTGCCTTGCCCACAGAAGTCTGCACGTTTTGCTCGAGTTCCTTGTTTCCAAACGACAGCAGCTGAGAGAATGTTACTTTGAAAGCCAGAGAGGAGGAAAGGTGGCAATGCAGACCATGGCAGAGTTTGGAGGCGGGGACGCCATTATCATTCATGAAGAACTTGCAGAGCAATTCAG GTCCCTGTTGTTGACTTGTTCTACTTCTTTGAACTTTGACCTGAGTCTGACCAATACTTATTTCCTGGATGAGACTTGGCAGATACCGATGACATTGACAATGGAATTAGTTCCAACACATGAGCTGGGAATCGAAATGGTCTACATCAATG GTTACGCAATTGTAACAAGGTTAAAACCGGGAAGCGTGGCGTCAGAAGCTCTTGGTCTTGGAGTCGGGGACCTGCTTGTCGAAATGAACGATAAAGTTTTGTTCCCTTCCACCATGGGAGGTGACAACGATGCAATAGCTGTGTGGAGGCACTGCCGTCGTAAAGGTCTTCCGTGTGCACTAACAGTGATAAAACCACGTTCGCCTGTAACTGGGAGTATATACACTCCATTGAAAGAGACCTTAACGGAATATCATGATTGGATGGAGGTCTATTACGAAAGAAGACAAAAGAAACTGGAAAAAAAGAACGAACAGGCTGAGAAGAAGGAGGCAAAGCTCTTCCAGCCATCGTTGATGGATGACAGGACTCCGGTGTTAGACCCGGGGGCAAGCGGAACTTTCTCGGTGAGATATATTGGCGAGGTAAGCACGGGGCAATATGGCGGTATCGACCAAATTGAGAGTGTCATCAAGCAAGTGCAGCGGAAACAAATGGAGAAGACAACATTTGACGTCACACTAAGATTAACGGAAATTGCAGTGGAAACACAGGCATCTGATAACCGTTTGTTTAGACACAAGTACGCTGACATTGCAAGCTGTGGAAAAATGATCTCAGACAAACTTCACTTCTGCTACATTGCTGGAGATACGTTCTGTACAATAAGTAAGCAATTCAAAGGCTATGTGTTTGAGGCAAAGACACTTTCCCAAGCAAAAATAATCCTAAATGGAATCTACCAGGGCTTCAAGCGTACCACTTGGTTCATGTAA
- the LOC143461829 gene encoding transmembrane protein 134-like isoform X1 yields MEDDFTIPIHDMAPISPSGNEGEVTPLKGSLDALDKVAVDKGLSNIIHQKSDSVGKYKNLESSLHDNGDTARIGAVQLQFNPQDSTSTWSLGSSTTSSGTPVIRWYRHPKVREHWKVVVASFVLFFIGLCLCITGIVLEALQVKLGGIYMLFVFGVICFIPGVYHVIAVYYAVKGKRGFSFYNLPLFN; encoded by the exons atGGAAGATGATTTTACGATCCCAATACATG ATATGGCTCCAATCTCACCATCAGGCAATGAAGGAGAAGTCACCCCACTCAAGGGAAGCCTTGACGCTCTTGATAAAGTTGCTGTTGATAAAGGTCTAAGCAACATCATTCACCAAAAATCAGACAGCGTGGGGAAGTACAAA AATCTTGAATCCAGCCTTCATGACAATGGAGATACTGCAAGGATAGGTGCAGTTCAGCTTCA GTTTAACCCCCAGGACAGTACAAGTACCTGGTCGCTTGGTAGCAGCACTACATCAAGTGGAACACCTGTTATAAG ATGGTATCGACACCCGAAAGTCCGAGAACACTGGAAAGTTGTCGTCgcatcttttgttttattttttatcggATTAT GTTTATGTATTACCGGAATTGTTTTAGAAGCTTTACAAGTAAAAC tTGGCGGAATTTATATGCTTTTTGTGTTTGGCGTTATATGTTTTATTCCAGGCG tGTATCACGTCATAGCGGTATATTATGCAGTCAAAGGCAAGCGCGGTTTCAGTTTCTACAACCTACCACTCTTCAACTGA
- the LOC143461829 gene encoding transmembrane protein 134-like isoform X3 produces MEKDADQGNKNIEICTVSQSVLSVAKVERENIQDTDGPVKLDRLCDLVVYNPKFNPQDSTSTWSLGSSTTSSGTPVIRWYRHPKVREHWKVVVASFVLFFIGLCLCITGIVLEALQVKLGGIYMLFVFGVICFIPGVYHVIAVYYAVKGKRGFSFYNLPLFN; encoded by the exons ATGGAAAAGGATGCTGACCaaggaaataaaaacattgaaatctGCACTGTAAGTCAGTCAGTGCTGTCCGTAGCTAAGGTAGAACGAGAAAACATTCAAGATACAGATGGGCCGGTGAAACTTGATAGACTCTGTGATTTGGTTGTATATAACCCCAA GTTTAACCCCCAGGACAGTACAAGTACCTGGTCGCTTGGTAGCAGCACTACATCAAGTGGAACACCTGTTATAAG ATGGTATCGACACCCGAAAGTCCGAGAACACTGGAAAGTTGTCGTCgcatcttttgttttattttttatcggATTAT GTTTATGTATTACCGGAATTGTTTTAGAAGCTTTACAAGTAAAAC tTGGCGGAATTTATATGCTTTTTGTGTTTGGCGTTATATGTTTTATTCCAGGCG tGTATCACGTCATAGCGGTATATTATGCAGTCAAAGGCAAGCGCGGTTTCAGTTTCTACAACCTACCACTCTTCAACTGA